A genomic window from Candidatus Pelagisphaera phototrophica includes:
- the asnS gene encoding asparagine--tRNA ligase, translating to MSHKRTEISILLESESERENVLIQGWVRTRRDSKDFFFLELNDGSCLKNLQIVVTREISEFETLKTIRTGSSVSVVGNLVASQGKGQKWEAMAKEVALLGDSPENYPLQKKRHSLEFMREISHLRPRANMFGAVFRIRSRLSFAIHRYFQKNGFFYVNTPVITASDCEGAGDLFKVTTIDMHEPPRSEDGLIDFAHDFFSQKTYLTVSGQLEGEAFATSLGKIYTFGPTFRAENSNTSRHASEFWMVEPEIAFCDLQQDMDCAESFVKWVTREVLDTCQSDLELFFNFVDKGLEERLRFVVERPFHRVSYTEAIDILHASGKKWEYPAEWGANLQSEHERYLTEEHFKSPVTVYDYPKEIKPFYMRTNDDEKTVAAMDVLVPGIGEIVGGSQREERLDVLLENMKHHCISEEDYSWYVDLRRFGSVPHAGFGLGFERLLMFITGMGNIRDVIPFARTPGSI from the coding sequence ATGTCACATAAGAGGACTGAAATATCGATTTTGCTCGAAAGCGAAAGCGAACGTGAAAACGTTCTTATTCAAGGTTGGGTGCGTACGCGGCGCGATTCCAAGGACTTCTTTTTTCTCGAGCTCAATGACGGCTCGTGTCTCAAGAATCTCCAGATCGTGGTCACGCGGGAAATCAGCGAGTTTGAGACGCTAAAAACGATTCGAACGGGTTCCTCAGTGTCGGTAGTCGGCAATCTTGTCGCTTCTCAGGGGAAGGGGCAGAAATGGGAGGCTATGGCCAAAGAGGTTGCGCTTTTGGGAGACTCGCCTGAAAACTACCCATTGCAGAAAAAGCGTCACTCGCTCGAGTTCATGCGGGAGATATCCCACCTCAGACCGAGAGCGAACATGTTCGGCGCCGTTTTCAGGATTCGAAGCCGACTGTCCTTTGCGATTCATCGGTATTTCCAGAAAAACGGGTTTTTCTATGTGAATACACCCGTTATAACCGCGAGCGATTGCGAGGGAGCGGGGGACCTGTTCAAGGTCACAACGATCGACATGCACGAGCCTCCGAGGTCGGAGGATGGACTCATCGACTTTGCCCACGATTTCTTCTCCCAGAAAACCTATCTAACGGTGAGCGGTCAACTTGAAGGGGAGGCCTTCGCGACATCGTTGGGCAAAATCTACACGTTTGGGCCTACGTTTCGGGCTGAGAATTCGAATACATCGCGTCATGCGAGCGAGTTTTGGATGGTTGAACCTGAAATAGCGTTTTGCGATTTGCAGCAAGATATGGATTGCGCGGAAAGCTTTGTAAAATGGGTTACTCGGGAAGTGTTGGATACCTGCCAATCGGATCTGGAGTTGTTCTTTAACTTTGTGGACAAGGGGCTGGAAGAGCGCCTTCGATTTGTAGTTGAGCGTCCCTTCCACCGCGTTTCCTACACGGAAGCCATTGATATCCTTCACGCTTCCGGCAAGAAGTGGGAGTATCCAGCCGAGTGGGGGGCTAATCTCCAGTCCGAACATGAGCGGTATCTGACGGAGGAGCATTTTAAAAGCCCAGTGACCGTCTACGACTACCCGAAAGAAATTAAGCCGTTTTATATGCGGACTAATGACGACGAAAAGACAGTGGCTGCCATGGACGTTCTGGTTCCTGGCATAGGCGAGATTGTGGGAGGAAGCCAGCGGGAGGAAAGACTGGATGTTCTTTTGGAAAACATGAAGCACCACTGTATCAGCGAAGAAGACTATAGCTGGTATGTCGATTTAAGGCGTTTCGGTAGCGTGCCTCACGCGGGCTTTGGGCTTGGGTTTGAGAGGCTGCTGATGTTTATTACAGGTATGGGCAATATCAGGGATGTGATTCCCTTTGCCCGGACGCCAGGGAGTATTTGA
- a CDS encoding LptF/LptG family permease, which produces MFPVVDRYVLFEWLKIFGLVLGAMLGLQLIVEVQDSFSDLLYYNADFGQIIFYYLVLAPSFLTISLPAAILVSILYALGLLHRNNEFLAFRTSGMSVSRITRTLWFAGIGLSMGLWYLNASLIPWSVEASRKLMDTLEWDQQAETVGSEKVGLVYNLAFDNRKENRMWFVNRFSEYKQMGFGITVSMMDQDRHEVRRISAETGFFREDQSDWIFLNGRDSRYAAADAELIRTLPFEKLEAEELDDDPSLMLLLGERPKDLSFLELKMITENFTLDENPKILEYLVRLQSLMAGAASCLIVTGLAIPFAVSGVRVNPAVGVSKSLALFFGYYIMTSVLNSLGKQGVLSPEVAAWTPNIFMIILTYVLVRRVR; this is translated from the coding sequence ATGTTTCCGGTGGTAGACAGGTACGTACTTTTTGAATGGCTCAAAATCTTTGGGCTCGTTCTCGGAGCGATGCTTGGTCTGCAGTTGATCGTCGAGGTACAGGACAGCTTTTCAGATCTGCTCTATTACAATGCGGACTTTGGGCAGATCATCTTTTACTATCTGGTTCTCGCCCCGAGCTTTCTTACTATTTCTCTCCCGGCCGCAATTCTAGTATCCATATTGTATGCTCTAGGATTGCTCCATCGTAACAATGAATTCCTTGCCTTCCGCACTTCGGGAATGAGCGTGTCGCGGATAACGCGAACCTTGTGGTTTGCCGGAATCGGTTTGTCAATGGGCCTTTGGTATCTGAATGCTAGTTTAATTCCCTGGTCTGTCGAGGCGTCGAGGAAACTGATGGATACCTTGGAGTGGGATCAGCAGGCGGAAACCGTTGGATCGGAAAAGGTTGGATTGGTTTATAATCTAGCCTTCGATAACCGAAAAGAGAATCGCATGTGGTTCGTCAATCGGTTTAGCGAGTACAAGCAGATGGGCTTTGGGATAACCGTATCCATGATGGACCAGGATCGTCATGAAGTGCGGCGGATTTCTGCGGAAACGGGATTCTTTAGAGAAGACCAGAGTGATTGGATTTTCCTTAATGGTCGGGATAGCCGGTATGCGGCGGCGGATGCGGAATTGATAAGAACGTTGCCGTTCGAAAAGCTGGAAGCCGAGGAGCTGGATGACGATCCTAGTTTGATGTTGCTGCTCGGTGAACGACCAAAGGATCTGTCTTTTCTCGAGCTCAAGATGATTACCGAGAATTTCACTTTGGATGAGAATCCGAAGATACTCGAGTATCTGGTGCGGCTTCAGTCCCTTATGGCGGGAGCGGCGAGTTGTCTGATCGTGACCGGGCTCGCAATTCCGTTCGCGGTCTCTGGGGTCCGCGTGAACCCTGCGGTGGGCGTTTCCAAGTCTTTGGCCCTGTTTTTTGGATACTACATCATGACGAGTGTTTTGAATTCGCTTGGAAAGCAAGGGGTTTTGTCGCCAGAGGTGGCGGCTTGGACTCCAAACATTTTCATGATTATTCTAACCTATGTATTGGTAAGGCGGGTACGGTAA
- a CDS encoding sodium:calcium symporter, which yields MSSSHPKESWNSRIGIILAVSGSAVGLGNFLRFPGLAAKHGGGAFMLAYFVSFLIIGLSICWAEWAMGRAGGQKGRNSSPGILAAITGQSNYKYFGVIGVLIPVMIYMYYVYIEAWCLGYSVNFLAGNLDFTSGEDASTFFDAFVGAGADGSAFGFGIKQVGWFLVAVFILNFILIYRGLSRGIELFCKYAMPALMILAFVVLIRVLTIGTPDPANPDLNVNNGLGYMWNPSKTIVESQSSDGAWTKINEVVGDNAIATATAQAAADESLRVRKISLTQQLLNFQLWLDAAGQIFFSLSIGFGVIINYSSYLKRKDDVVLSGLAATSANEFCEVGLGGLMTVPAAFTFLGIAGATGSTLGLGFNALPMVFASMPAGAFFGFLFFFLLFLAAVTSSLSMLQPGIAFLEESMGIDRKKSVSVLGIITALGSGFVVYFSKDLKALDTIDFWVGTFLIFVLATIQIIIFGWVIGIKQGLKMANQGALFRVPPIYGVIMKYVTPTFLLIIFALWTIQNVFGYNILTGEQDYSSYVNDLFIQPNGVARFSVVLIILVAAFFTILTAIAPKFKPNDEGGNAK from the coding sequence ATGAGTTCCTCCCACCCCAAAGAGTCCTGGAATTCGCGCATCGGGATTATCCTAGCCGTCTCCGGAAGCGCCGTTGGACTTGGAAATTTCCTCCGCTTTCCTGGGCTAGCAGCTAAACACGGAGGAGGCGCCTTCATGCTCGCCTATTTTGTTTCCTTTCTCATCATTGGGCTATCCATTTGCTGGGCGGAATGGGCCATGGGCCGAGCCGGCGGACAAAAAGGCCGTAATTCCAGCCCCGGAATTCTAGCCGCCATCACCGGGCAATCGAACTACAAGTACTTTGGCGTGATTGGAGTGCTTATTCCCGTCATGATCTACATGTACTACGTCTACATCGAAGCGTGGTGCCTGGGATACTCGGTCAACTTTCTCGCTGGCAATCTTGACTTCACTAGCGGGGAGGATGCGAGCACGTTTTTTGACGCCTTCGTTGGAGCTGGCGCTGACGGATCTGCCTTTGGCTTTGGGATTAAACAAGTGGGCTGGTTTCTCGTCGCCGTCTTTATCCTCAATTTTATTCTGATTTATCGAGGCTTGTCTCGAGGTATCGAGCTATTCTGCAAGTATGCGATGCCTGCACTCATGATACTCGCTTTTGTCGTTCTCATTCGAGTTCTCACAATTGGAACCCCCGATCCGGCCAATCCCGATCTGAACGTCAACAACGGCCTCGGGTACATGTGGAACCCCTCGAAGACCATCGTCGAATCGCAGAGCAGCGATGGGGCTTGGACCAAGATCAACGAAGTGGTTGGAGATAACGCGATCGCCACCGCCACTGCCCAAGCCGCCGCAGATGAATCGCTGAGAGTTCGGAAGATTTCGCTCACGCAACAACTATTGAACTTTCAGCTCTGGCTGGACGCGGCCGGTCAAATATTCTTTTCGCTCAGTATCGGTTTTGGAGTCATCATCAACTATTCCAGCTATCTCAAGCGAAAGGATGACGTCGTTTTGAGCGGTTTAGCGGCAACTTCCGCAAACGAGTTTTGCGAGGTCGGCTTAGGGGGTCTGATGACCGTGCCGGCAGCCTTCACCTTCCTTGGAATCGCCGGAGCCACGGGCTCGACTTTGGGCCTGGGATTCAATGCCTTGCCCATGGTTTTCGCTTCAATGCCCGCCGGCGCCTTTTTCGGGTTTCTTTTTTTCTTCCTCCTGTTCCTCGCAGCGGTTACAAGCTCCCTTTCTATGCTTCAGCCAGGCATTGCGTTTCTCGAGGAATCCATGGGTATCGATCGGAAAAAGTCCGTGAGCGTCCTCGGAATCATAACCGCCTTAGGCAGCGGATTCGTCGTTTACTTCAGCAAAGACCTCAAGGCCCTCGACACCATAGATTTCTGGGTAGGCACCTTTCTAATCTTCGTTCTCGCGACCATCCAGATCATCATATTCGGGTGGGTAATCGGGATCAAGCAAGGCCTAAAGATGGCGAACCAAGGGGCGCTCTTCAGGGTGCCCCCCATCTACGGAGTTATCATGAAGTACGTCACGCCTACTTTTCTCCTGATTATTTTCGCCCTTTGGACGATCCAAAACGTTTTCGGCTATAATATCCTAACTGGCGAGCAAGACTACTCTTCCTACGTTAATGACTTGTTTATCCAACCGAATGGAGTCGCTCGATTCAGCGTAGTACTCATCATTCTCGTAGCCGCATTCTTCACGATACTTACGGCCATCGCGCCGAAATTCAAACCAAACGATGAAGGAGGGAACGCGAAATGA
- the asd gene encoding archaetidylserine decarboxylase (Phosphatidylserine decarboxylase is synthesized as a single chain precursor. Generation of the pyruvoyl active site from a Ser is coupled to cleavage of a Gly-Ser bond between the larger (beta) and smaller (alpha chains). It is an integral membrane protein.), which translates to MDPIRYFNRYNQAIETETVYGESYLRWTYENPFGRLALNVLVKRSLFNNWYGWRMDRSSSQSKVGPFIEDYGIDMEECVESKESFGTFNEFFYRKLKPSARPLSGGEETVCFPADGRHIAIPDLSSLESVYVKGQAFDLIAFLGSDELADTFSRGSAVISRLCPVDYHRFHAPVAGKLVNQKLIGGSLFSVSPIALRRKLSYLWENKRVLTLIETEHRGLVAFVAIGATCVGRIHMTRGKGESVAKGGELGYFAFGGSCVATFFEKGRVDLADDLVAQSSRSIEVYSKMGDRLGTWR; encoded by the coding sequence ATGGATCCTATACGATATTTCAATCGGTACAATCAGGCGATTGAAACCGAGACGGTATACGGCGAATCGTATTTAAGATGGACCTACGAGAACCCGTTCGGTCGACTGGCGTTGAATGTTCTCGTAAAGCGTTCCTTGTTCAACAACTGGTACGGTTGGCGAATGGATCGATCCAGTAGCCAATCAAAAGTGGGGCCGTTTATTGAAGACTACGGGATAGATATGGAGGAGTGTGTCGAATCGAAGGAAAGTTTCGGCACCTTTAATGAGTTCTTCTACCGAAAGCTAAAACCTTCGGCCCGTCCACTATCTGGGGGAGAGGAGACGGTTTGCTTTCCTGCGGATGGGCGACACATTGCAATTCCAGACCTCTCAAGTCTCGAAAGCGTTTATGTCAAAGGGCAAGCGTTTGACCTAATCGCATTTCTAGGAAGTGATGAGCTAGCGGATACCTTTTCGCGAGGATCTGCAGTGATTTCAAGACTTTGTCCTGTCGACTATCACCGATTTCACGCGCCGGTCGCTGGAAAACTGGTAAACCAGAAGTTGATTGGGGGCTCGCTTTTCAGTGTGAGCCCGATCGCACTTCGCAGGAAACTGTCCTATTTGTGGGAGAACAAGCGCGTACTGACGTTGATTGAAACGGAACATCGAGGGTTAGTCGCTTTCGTCGCGATTGGGGCTACTTGCGTGGGCCGTATTCATATGACGAGAGGAAAAGGCGAGAGCGTGGCGAAAGGAGGCGAGCTTGGCTATTTCGCCTTTGGAGGTTCGTGTGTGGCGACCTTTTTTGAAAAAGGCCGGGTGGACTTAGCCGATGATCTTGTTGCACAGTCGAGCAGGTCAATAGAAGTGTATTCAAAGATGGGCGACCGCTTGGGAACGTGGCGTTAG